In one Vibrio sp. CB1-14 genomic region, the following are encoded:
- a CDS encoding efflux RND transporter periplasmic adaptor subunit — MKEIMIPYILLMWILVSTGAIRWTLKSAFWIISGGAFILVFLGIVSRLWAPVDFSYSSTVKAPHSILSPLIGEQVDQIYVDHNQMVKAGDVIYTLVDTDSEAIIEQTKSAIVQQNELIAQMERDIERSKQSPSIFKARDIEDYQSQLRVSEAKLTSLHADLKRALFTQDRKTVTAPFDGQVSVVNIANGSRVGNMHIYDTSRKFMEMRIPDQTFRYVKTGQFAEFYVGAYPGEVFRARVHSFTAGTGEASVSPIQGPQSVRQHVGSNTSTHGRTIILEIFEPEGKVIPIGATGSAWIAASKPHPLLGFIDVIGAATVRLHSYKSYLNAL; from the coding sequence AATTATGATCCCTTATATTTTGTTGATGTGGATACTTGTCTCAACAGGGGCTATTAGGTGGACATTAAAAAGCGCGTTTTGGATCATCTCGGGCGGTGCTTTCATCCTAGTATTTCTTGGCATTGTTTCAAGGCTCTGGGCTCCTGTCGACTTTTCTTACTCTTCAACGGTCAAAGCACCTCACTCGATTTTATCCCCTCTTATTGGCGAGCAAGTTGATCAAATTTACGTCGACCATAACCAAATGGTAAAAGCGGGTGATGTCATTTATACACTCGTTGATACCGACTCAGAGGCGATCATTGAGCAAACTAAATCGGCAATCGTTCAACAAAATGAACTCATTGCCCAAATGGAACGTGATATAGAGCGTAGTAAGCAATCTCCCTCTATTTTTAAGGCTCGTGATATTGAAGATTATCAATCTCAATTGAGGGTGTCAGAAGCAAAATTGACCTCACTTCACGCGGATTTAAAGCGAGCTCTATTCACTCAAGATCGTAAAACCGTGACAGCACCATTTGATGGTCAAGTATCGGTAGTCAACATCGCTAATGGCAGCCGTGTCGGTAACATGCACATTTATGATACTTCGCGAAAATTTATGGAGATGCGCATTCCCGATCAAACCTTCCGTTACGTAAAAACAGGACAGTTTGCTGAGTTTTATGTGGGTGCGTACCCCGGTGAAGTCTTTCGAGCAAGAGTTCATAGCTTTACCGCCGGCACAGGTGAAGCCTCTGTGTCGCCGATTCAAGGCCCTCAGAGTGTTAGGCAGCATGTCGGTTCCAATACCAGTACTCATGGACGAACGATCATACTCGAAATATTTGAGCCAGAAGGGAAAGTCATCCCTATTGGGGCAACAGGTTCAGCATGGATAGCCGCGAGTAAGCCTCACCCTTTACTTGGTTTTATTGACGTAATAGGAGCAGCAACAGTTCGGCTTCATTCGTATAAGTCGTATCTAAACGCTCTGTAA
- a CDS encoding OmpP1/FadL family transporter: MRYTYLTALISALLSTHVHSAAYVFPELGMMSVSTAGAGAQAIAEGAETAFANPASMTNIEQSTIAFNLEGVISDINYTDTGSTGAFAGGEHYSEAGTTMPAGSFYWVTPANDTVSFGLAIAAAGGSALDYGSNFSGAQLVTDTSLMTVQINPSLAFKIDEQLSVGVGLISEFGKIEQNMTSRNNERKLTGSGESVEFGYTLSAFYELNEAHRFGAFYRSEISHDMDGDFKGDNLLKPASFNIVMPNIISISGYHALSTKTAALWSASWSDFSKIKETTITLPNTSAAINRQWEDTYSLSLGMHYNLESQWRLETGVTYESSPQDDPTLQAPDVPTGEVWKFGVGTSKDITTDLRMQLYYEYYYGGSSDIIYSLDEPANSQLKGEYDAAIHYLGVLFNYKT, translated from the coding sequence ATGAGATATACATATTTAACTGCGCTTATTTCGGCGTTACTTTCCACGCATGTCCATTCTGCCGCCTATGTGTTTCCTGAACTGGGCATGATGAGTGTCAGCACAGCAGGCGCAGGTGCACAAGCCATTGCCGAAGGTGCTGAAACGGCTTTTGCTAACCCAGCAAGCATGACTAACATTGAGCAAAGCACGATTGCATTTAACCTTGAAGGGGTTATTTCAGATATCAACTACACCGATACCGGCTCTACGGGGGCTTTTGCTGGTGGAGAGCACTATAGCGAAGCTGGAACGACTATGCCTGCGGGTTCTTTCTACTGGGTAACACCAGCCAATGATACGGTTTCCTTCGGTCTGGCCATTGCCGCTGCGGGTGGTTCAGCGCTTGATTACGGAAGTAACTTCTCGGGTGCTCAACTTGTCACCGATACTTCGTTAATGACCGTACAGATTAATCCAAGTCTTGCGTTCAAAATCGACGAGCAACTCTCCGTGGGTGTTGGCTTGATCAGTGAGTTTGGTAAAATCGAACAGAACATGACCTCTCGCAACAATGAGCGAAAGTTAACAGGCAGCGGAGAAAGTGTCGAGTTTGGCTATACCTTGAGTGCTTTTTACGAGCTCAATGAAGCCCATCGATTTGGCGCTTTTTATCGCTCTGAAATCAGTCATGATATGGATGGTGATTTTAAAGGCGATAACCTACTCAAGCCGGCATCTTTTAACATCGTCATGCCTAACATTATCAGTATCAGTGGTTATCATGCTCTGTCCACAAAAACGGCTGCCCTATGGAGCGCAAGTTGGAGCGATTTTAGCAAAATTAAAGAAACAACCATCACTTTGCCTAACACCAGTGCCGCGATTAACAGACAATGGGAAGATACCTACTCTTTGAGCCTTGGTATGCACTATAACCTTGAATCTCAATGGCGATTAGAGACGGGGGTCACTTATGAGAGCTCGCCACAAGATGATCCAACTTTACAGGCTCCTGATGTCCCGACCGGCGAAGTGTGGAAGTTTGGGGTTGGTACAAGCAAAGACATAACCACGGATTTACGCATGCAGTTATATTACGAGTACTATTACGGTGGTAGCTCAGACATCATTTATTCACTTGATGAGCCTGCAAATAGCCAATTAAAAGGTGAATATGATGCCGCGATTCATTACCTTGGTGTGCTGTTTAATTACAAAACTTAA
- a CDS encoding LysR family transcriptional regulator — MKLNRLEQLEIHHLKVFISLYQIRNTTKTAESLGLSQSAISRTLKKLRDTLDDPLFTKTKSGLAPTEYADHLYSRMPNALEALLLTFQSQESFNPAHLTEELRIALHPSALELIGTELYTKIKSEAPNVKLRLDNCDSGTMNGLLNGNIHMSLNHEILDQPKEIYSKQLFVDELCVYGRKQHPLANGAHTPQELDQFDLAVCIGTEVENGMKIKSQAEMITEREYVIDLRCGDLQTAVNIVSTSDTILVGSKMYLARYPDLLQRIDLSFSKTIEVPFSISVLQKNRNHSLHVWLKNMVSELIAGKVK, encoded by the coding sequence ATGAAGCTAAATAGATTAGAACAGTTGGAAATACATCATCTAAAAGTGTTTATCTCGTTGTATCAAATACGAAACACCACTAAAACCGCCGAAAGTTTAGGGTTGAGTCAATCGGCTATTAGCCGTACATTGAAAAAACTTCGAGACACCTTAGACGACCCTCTGTTTACTAAGACAAAATCTGGATTAGCCCCAACAGAGTATGCTGATCACCTTTACTCTCGAATGCCTAATGCACTTGAGGCTCTATTATTGACGTTCCAATCCCAAGAGTCTTTTAACCCTGCTCATTTGACTGAAGAGCTACGCATTGCCCTGCACCCTTCCGCGCTTGAACTCATTGGTACCGAGCTTTATACCAAAATAAAATCTGAAGCTCCTAATGTAAAACTCCGCCTCGACAATTGCGATTCAGGCACGATGAATGGCCTGCTCAATGGCAATATCCACATGTCACTGAATCATGAAATCCTAGACCAACCTAAAGAGATATACAGCAAGCAACTGTTTGTTGACGAGCTCTGCGTGTATGGACGAAAACAGCACCCGTTAGCCAATGGAGCCCACACGCCACAAGAGCTCGATCAATTTGATCTTGCTGTCTGCATAGGGACTGAAGTTGAAAATGGGATGAAGATTAAATCGCAAGCTGAAATGATAACGGAGAGAGAATATGTTATCGATCTACGATGTGGCGACTTGCAAACGGCGGTGAATATCGTATCAACCTCAGACACGATTTTAGTCGGTTCAAAAATGTATCTTGCTCGCTATCCTGATCTTCTTCAAAGAATAGACCTGAGTTTCTCAAAAACGATTGAAGTCCCATTCTCTATTTCTGTGCTGCAAAAAAACCGCAATCATAGCCTGCATGTTTGGCTAAAAAACATGGTCTCAGAGCTGATTGCAGGAAAAGTCAAATGA
- a CDS encoding LysR family transcriptional regulator, producing the protein MVDLNLLKTFSAIYKTGSVRGASEIMHITSSAVSHALSKLRNEYNNPLFVREGRGLKPTTYAVELYKEVSPHLTALEGTKKIFETFYPETSDRTFFIAGDSDLDLWYFQKLLKISKRAAPNVNIVKYRSENREEIFNNALSMRKADVLISFVNSENRSFVVEQVATDKMVAIANKDHPRVNGHLTLQTFLNEEHVGWSRPDIDRNTFEELIQDKVPNVNVTYGSTAAMNLIFMVSESDWLSVIPEYLYDKTKELNLVQRFDLPFNCDLLPLYLINHNATERDMGVQWLKGVIRESFA; encoded by the coding sequence ATGGTTGATTTAAATTTACTCAAAACATTCTCTGCAATTTATAAAACGGGAAGTGTCCGAGGTGCGTCTGAAATAATGCACATTACTTCATCAGCGGTCAGTCATGCGCTCAGCAAATTACGAAATGAGTATAACAACCCGCTTTTCGTCAGAGAGGGAAGAGGGTTAAAGCCAACAACATACGCAGTGGAACTCTACAAAGAAGTATCACCACACCTCACAGCTCTTGAAGGAACCAAAAAAATATTTGAAACATTTTACCCAGAGACAAGTGATAGAACCTTTTTTATCGCAGGAGATTCAGACCTCGACCTCTGGTATTTTCAAAAATTATTAAAAATCTCAAAGCGCGCAGCACCCAATGTGAATATCGTCAAGTATAGAAGTGAAAACCGCGAAGAAATTTTTAACAACGCATTAAGTATGCGTAAGGCTGATGTGCTTATTTCATTCGTCAACTCTGAAAATCGCTCTTTTGTTGTTGAACAAGTGGCGACAGATAAAATGGTTGCGATTGCCAACAAGGACCACCCTCGAGTCAATGGACATCTGACGCTTCAGACATTCCTTAATGAAGAACATGTTGGTTGGAGTCGACCAGATATTGATAGAAATACATTTGAGGAGCTTATTCAGGATAAAGTGCCTAATGTGAACGTGACATATGGTTCAACAGCTGCAATGAATCTTATTTTTATGGTTTCCGAAAGTGACTGGCTCAGTGTCATTCCTGAGTACCTGTATGATAAAACCAAGGAGCTAAACTTGGTTCAACGTTTTGACTTGCCGTTTAACTGTGATCTTCTCCCGCTTTATTTAATCAATCACAACGCAACGGAAAGAGATATGGGGGTCCAGTGGCTAAAGGGAGTGATCAGAGAGTCATTTGCCTAG
- a CDS encoding Gfo/Idh/MocA family protein, translating into MIKWGVMGPGRIAHNFAKGIAVTDGAVIQAVASRNEKRATQFAGQYQIETIYSDYQALTQDPEVDIIYIATPHAFHYEQALMCLNAGKAVMCEKALTITAEQSRYLHQVSKEQGVFIMEAFWSKFLPAWEQIQHWKLKIGDIKLVQSNFCFKAERNYSDRLFDPIQGGGALHDIGIYNIASSNYVFDQLPIQWQVLGTVGETGVEESVSAVLEYEGDSRATFTCSFNVTTPNTMTIFGEHGRIEIAEPFFGAEKATLVTDSANEVFEIPHAGAGFEYQIAEANACLQLGKIESGKHPMQATIDTLEIIGEMRRSLGIGRQ; encoded by the coding sequence GTGATCAAGTGGGGTGTGATGGGACCAGGAAGGATTGCCCATAACTTTGCCAAAGGCATCGCTGTGACTGATGGTGCTGTCATTCAAGCGGTCGCGAGTAGAAACGAGAAGCGCGCTACGCAGTTTGCCGGTCAATATCAGATTGAAACCATCTATTCAGACTATCAAGCACTAACACAAGACCCAGAAGTCGACATCATCTACATTGCAACACCTCACGCCTTTCACTATGAGCAAGCCTTAATGTGCTTGAATGCTGGAAAGGCTGTAATGTGCGAAAAAGCGCTGACGATAACCGCCGAGCAATCTCGCTATTTGCATCAAGTGTCGAAAGAGCAGGGCGTGTTTATTATGGAAGCGTTTTGGTCTAAGTTTTTGCCTGCCTGGGAGCAAATACAGCACTGGAAACTAAAGATTGGCGATATCAAACTAGTTCAATCCAACTTCTGCTTTAAAGCGGAACGCAACTACAGCGATCGTTTGTTCGATCCCATTCAGGGTGGGGGAGCACTGCATGATATTGGTATTTACAATATCGCATCGTCGAATTATGTTTTTGACCAGTTGCCAATACAGTGGCAGGTTTTAGGAACTGTGGGTGAGACAGGTGTTGAAGAGAGTGTTTCCGCAGTGTTGGAATATGAAGGCGATAGCCGCGCCACATTCACCTGCAGCTTTAACGTGACTACCCCAAACACCATGACGATCTTTGGTGAACATGGTCGAATTGAAATAGCGGAGCCATTCTTTGGTGCTGAGAAAGCTACTCTTGTAACCGATAGCGCCAACGAAGTGTTTGAAATACCTCATGCAGGCGCAGGATTTGAATACCAAATTGCTGAAGCGAATGCATGTTTGCAACTTGGCAAAATTGAGAGTGGTAAGCATCCGATGCAAGCGACGATAGATACGCTAGAAATTATTGGCGAGATGCGAAGATCGTTGGGTATCGGAAGACAATAA
- a CDS encoding LysR family transcriptional regulator, with the protein MKNTELNLIPVFVAIYEEQSLSSAATRLGISQPAVSKALKRLREIYEDSLFHRNASGVEPTTFANDIYPALATSLKNFNSTLEASRDFNPKTSTKTFSIASVSAANYAVLPELLVRFAKIAPKVSLEVHPLFTEDHESDLRLQRYDLVIDRTRSDVTTLKTKEIFKEKLYVVAANDHPRLTGETITTDEYLAEQHVVMSRWQTRQSFFSEKDFPEFGKRKIVYRAPGEVDMLPVISRTEAIGLVTHSTFTKFSQGLNVKALPMPFGASEHGLSMVWHPSRNSDSAHQWLRNQIAKVANTVSQ; encoded by the coding sequence ATGAAAAACACCGAGCTCAACCTTATCCCAGTCTTTGTAGCCATCTATGAAGAGCAGAGTCTATCCAGTGCCGCGACACGTTTAGGTATTAGTCAGCCTGCGGTAAGTAAGGCACTCAAGCGATTACGAGAGATATATGAAGACTCCTTGTTTCATCGCAATGCCAGTGGCGTAGAGCCGACGACGTTTGCCAATGACATCTATCCAGCATTGGCAACGTCGCTTAAAAACTTCAATTCAACCCTAGAGGCTTCCCGAGACTTTAATCCCAAAACGTCAACCAAGACGTTTTCTATTGCTTCTGTTTCTGCCGCGAACTATGCCGTGTTGCCTGAACTGTTAGTAAGATTTGCCAAAATTGCACCCAAGGTGTCGCTGGAAGTTCACCCGCTATTTACCGAAGATCATGAGTCCGATCTGCGATTGCAACGTTATGATTTAGTCATTGATAGAACGCGTTCTGATGTGACTACACTAAAAACCAAAGAGATCTTCAAAGAGAAGCTCTATGTGGTTGCTGCCAATGATCATCCCAGACTAACTGGCGAGACAATAACAACGGACGAATATTTGGCCGAGCAACACGTCGTTATGTCTCGTTGGCAGACTCGTCAAAGTTTCTTTAGTGAAAAAGACTTTCCAGAGTTTGGTAAACGAAAAATAGTGTATCGTGCGCCCGGTGAAGTGGACATGCTCCCCGTGATCAGTCGAACGGAAGCCATTGGCCTTGTCACCCATTCGACGTTTACTAAGTTCTCACAAGGTTTGAACGTCAAAGCGTTACCAATGCCATTTGGCGCCTCTGAACATGGGCTAAGTATGGTGTGGCACCCAAGCCGAAATTCTGATTCCGCACATCAATGGCTGCGAAATCAAATTGCTAAAGTGGCCAACACCGTTAGTCAATAA
- a CDS encoding vWA domain-containing protein, with translation MSSLAIEQFFSQFHFMRPIWLLAFVPLGLLLLLRWRRETTAAWKTIIPEHLQKALIIGEQGWKSQLPLKLLSAILSIAIVICAGPTWEREASPFGEDQGALAIVLDVSTSMVQTDLPPSRLERAKYKIRDLLEARKGGKTSLIVFGGSAHTATPMTQDNQVFLPFLNAITPEVIPVQGKSVQSAIPELQSQLKNYPSASILIVSDGVSQEGIKLYQDAFQDTNQLVMVLAVGNDAIHSSSATDWDSLKQLASATDGRYYALTTDDSDINSIASDVERHMQISGESAMPWRDMGYYLVFPVMLLALLWFRKGWLVQWAILATLISPNIFLNQAHAETVSAVASSEQITEPKSAVEELWDSATQTWMDLWLTPEQQGQWYFNRGEFIKAANHFQEPMNKGIAFYYGRDFASAQSQFIQVQGDERAVLYLGNTLARQREYLAARNLYKDLIEKTKDESIAAVAKQNYQAMSELVDEINRVSESQSGTTDGPEESMELGDNPRTADGAEENTASELMLKETLNANEILGSEELADKWLRKVEADPKNFLRNKFQIQLREHGSQQ, from the coding sequence ATGAGCAGTTTGGCTATTGAGCAGTTCTTCTCTCAGTTTCATTTTATGCGCCCGATCTGGCTATTAGCGTTTGTTCCGCTGGGATTATTGCTGCTACTTCGCTGGCGCCGAGAAACAACCGCTGCTTGGAAAACGATTATCCCCGAGCATTTGCAAAAGGCACTCATCATAGGAGAGCAGGGCTGGAAGAGTCAGCTACCACTCAAGTTGCTTAGTGCTATTTTAAGCATTGCTATTGTTATTTGCGCAGGGCCCACATGGGAGCGTGAAGCTTCTCCATTTGGCGAGGACCAAGGGGCGCTTGCCATTGTGCTTGATGTCAGCACATCTATGGTTCAAACAGACCTACCGCCGTCACGTTTAGAGCGAGCAAAATACAAGATTCGAGATCTATTGGAAGCGAGAAAAGGGGGCAAAACGTCGCTCATTGTTTTCGGTGGCAGTGCTCATACTGCGACGCCGATGACACAAGACAATCAAGTCTTCTTGCCATTCCTCAATGCGATCACACCTGAAGTGATTCCAGTGCAGGGAAAGAGTGTCCAATCGGCAATACCTGAGCTTCAATCACAGTTAAAAAACTATCCTTCGGCTTCGATTTTGATTGTTTCTGATGGTGTCTCTCAAGAAGGGATCAAACTCTATCAAGATGCTTTTCAAGACACGAATCAATTGGTGATGGTATTGGCTGTGGGTAACGATGCTATTCATAGTAGCTCGGCGACCGACTGGGACAGTTTGAAGCAACTGGCCAGTGCAACCGATGGTCGTTACTACGCATTGACTACGGACGATAGCGATATCAACAGTATTGCGTCCGATGTTGAGCGTCATATGCAGATCTCGGGAGAGTCGGCGATGCCGTGGCGGGACATGGGATACTACCTAGTGTTTCCAGTGATGCTGTTGGCGTTGCTGTGGTTTAGAAAAGGTTGGTTGGTTCAATGGGCGATTCTTGCCACGTTAATCAGCCCCAATATTTTCCTAAATCAAGCCCATGCAGAGACAGTTTCCGCTGTTGCAAGCAGCGAACAGATCACAGAGCCGAAATCGGCCGTCGAAGAACTTTGGGACAGTGCGACACAAACTTGGATGGATTTATGGCTGACACCAGAGCAGCAAGGCCAGTGGTACTTTAACCGAGGGGAATTCATCAAAGCGGCAAATCATTTTCAGGAGCCAATGAATAAGGGCATCGCTTTTTACTATGGACGCGATTTTGCCTCGGCGCAGTCCCAATTTATACAAGTACAGGGCGATGAACGAGCGGTTCTTTATCTAGGAAACACCTTAGCAAGACAACGAGAATATCTTGCAGCACGAAATCTCTATAAAGATCTTATCGAGAAAACCAAAGATGAGAGTATCGCTGCGGTGGCAAAACAAAACTATCAAGCCATGAGTGAACTGGTGGATGAGATTAATCGTGTCAGTGAGAGCCAGTCCGGCACCACAGATGGTCCAGAAGAGTCTATGGAGCTTGGAGACAACCCAAGAACGGCTGACGGAGCTGAAGAAAATACCGCCTCAGAGCTGATGTTAAAAGAAACCTTGAACGCGAACGAGATATTGGGAAGTGAGGAACTTGCAGATAAATGGCTGCGTAAAGTTGAAGCAGACCCGAAAAACTTTTTGCGAAACAAATTCCAAATCCAACTTCGTGAGCATGGGAGCCAGCAATGA
- a CDS encoding VWA domain-containing protein, whose protein sequence is MSWDSLSLTHPLWLLLLPLPILVYRLVPAYKTKQSAIKVPFFQSLLDILGEEPEQGASQLNPSWWQRAILVISWILLVFAMTKPTVLGEPQTREKLGRDVMVAVDLSGSMSEMDFLSPDGQAISRLDAVKGVLTDFVATRDGDRLGLILFGDAAYLQTPFTADHDVWLALLNQTEVAMAGQSTHLGDAIGLAIKVFEQSQGEAEREKVVIVLTDGNDTGSFVEPKDAATVAAAKQVRIHVIAMGDPETVGEQALDMQTIENIANSSGGQAFQAMDQEALQQAYQAIGELEPKLYESTQYRPKQTVHQYLMMIVVVLYLIAFSAATIRRSLFTANQNAETKQQESES, encoded by the coding sequence ATGAGTTGGGACAGTCTTTCTTTAACTCATCCTTTATGGCTACTGCTGCTACCACTGCCGATCTTAGTTTATCGATTAGTGCCTGCGTACAAAACGAAGCAGAGCGCCATTAAGGTACCGTTTTTCCAAAGCCTATTAGACATTCTTGGGGAAGAGCCTGAGCAGGGCGCAAGCCAGCTAAACCCGTCGTGGTGGCAACGGGCTATTTTGGTTATATCGTGGATATTATTAGTTTTCGCAATGACCAAACCGACCGTGTTAGGTGAGCCTCAAACCCGTGAGAAGCTCGGTCGTGATGTTATGGTTGCCGTCGATCTCTCCGGGTCGATGTCTGAAATGGACTTTCTATCACCGGATGGACAAGCTATTTCCAGACTTGACGCAGTAAAAGGTGTACTAACGGATTTTGTCGCAACGCGTGATGGAGACCGTCTTGGTCTGATTCTTTTTGGTGATGCCGCCTATTTGCAAACCCCATTTACTGCAGACCACGATGTTTGGCTTGCACTATTGAACCAAACCGAAGTGGCGATGGCAGGGCAAAGTACTCACCTAGGGGATGCGATTGGCCTTGCGATTAAGGTGTTCGAGCAATCACAGGGGGAAGCTGAACGCGAAAAAGTGGTGATCGTGTTAACCGATGGCAATGACACAGGAAGCTTTGTTGAGCCCAAAGATGCCGCAACGGTAGCGGCAGCGAAACAGGTACGGATTCATGTTATTGCGATGGGTGATCCAGAAACCGTTGGTGAACAGGCACTTGACATGCAAACCATAGAAAACATTGCTAATTCATCAGGTGGTCAAGCATTTCAGGCGATGGATCAAGAGGCCTTGCAACAAGCCTATCAAGCCATAGGAGAGCTGGAGCCGAAATTGTACGAAAGCACACAGTATCGACCGAAACAAACCGTTCACCAATACCTAATGATGATCGTCGTTGTACTGTATTTAATCGCATTTTCGGCGGCAACGATACGTCGTTCCTTGTTCACAGCGAATCAAAATGCAGAAACTAAACAGCAGGAGAGCGAGTCATGA
- a CDS encoding DUF4381 domain-containing protein, producing MTQVAPSSYILRNMSEVPNPDAISWFPQTLGWQVLALLIVAFIIYKFALAYCNKQMQRYRKEAKQVLEMHRHTDEMPLVCYDVLKSTFHYLYPNQPQQFNRAWLSTLGQTSGANLSSELDLDLGAKWLKTLVTRSVVLTDQEAKQVYNMVCLWVDKHTTPTWLKQHWSLSATISRALNKTKRLISSAMGETS from the coding sequence ATGACCCAAGTTGCCCCGAGTTCCTATATTCTTCGCAATATGTCAGAAGTCCCAAATCCTGATGCCATCTCTTGGTTTCCTCAAACCTTGGGTTGGCAGGTTTTGGCCTTGTTGATTGTTGCCTTCATCATTTACAAATTCGCGCTCGCATATTGTAACAAGCAGATGCAGCGTTATCGAAAAGAAGCAAAGCAGGTATTGGAAATGCATCGCCACACCGATGAAATGCCACTGGTTTGCTACGACGTGCTAAAAAGCACGTTTCACTATTTGTATCCAAACCAGCCACAGCAATTTAACCGAGCTTGGCTATCGACCTTGGGTCAAACATCAGGCGCAAATCTATCGAGCGAACTGGATCTAGATTTAGGCGCAAAGTGGCTGAAAACGCTGGTCACTCGATCCGTAGTATTAACTGACCAAGAAGCTAAGCAGGTTTACAACATGGTTTGTCTTTGGGTTGATAAACATACGACACCAACATGGCTTAAGCAACATTGGTCATTGAGTGCCACGATTTCGCGAGCCTTGAACAAAACCAAGCGTCTTATTTCTAGCGCAATGGGAGAGACGTCATGA
- a CDS encoding DUF58 domain-containing protein — translation MASKHANNHDHRIHTSYERLVNLQSQVQSFSLLPHLVAQSRMSGRHGSPFRGRGLNFEELRHYQMGDDIRNLDWKVTMRTGKPHVRTYTEEKDRNFILCVDQRSGMYFSSVDTMKSVVATEIAALSAWRILKDNDRVGFIISRSNQIEYLKPQRSQNHLLHALKRLNDANHTLDIASEDSERANFSSTIRMLGNLALKNATILFISDWSGATEFDLDRLKYLQQHNDILSVVISDPLEAALPADILDSASLVFGDGKYQLSVTEKTKLNKANQGLKAHAHHRLEKLEQLMAMKRLPVIELSTDGQHIDAFKRAVGGFTS, via the coding sequence ATGGCTTCTAAACACGCTAATAATCACGATCATCGAATCCACACCTCGTATGAGCGCTTGGTTAATCTGCAATCACAGGTTCAGTCGTTTTCGTTGTTGCCACATTTAGTTGCTCAATCGCGAATGTCAGGACGACATGGTTCGCCTTTTCGTGGGCGTGGTCTTAATTTTGAGGAGCTTCGCCACTATCAAATGGGCGATGATATTCGCAACCTCGATTGGAAAGTCACCATGCGCACAGGCAAGCCCCATGTTCGCACTTACACAGAGGAAAAAGACCGCAACTTTATTCTCTGTGTTGACCAGCGCAGTGGGATGTATTTTTCCTCCGTCGATACCATGAAATCTGTGGTTGCTACCGAGATAGCAGCACTGTCCGCGTGGCGCATTTTAAAAGATAACGATCGGGTCGGTTTTATTATTAGCCGATCGAATCAGATTGAATATCTAAAACCGCAACGCTCTCAAAATCATTTGTTACACGCTCTAAAACGATTGAATGACGCGAACCATACGTTGGATATCGCCAGCGAGGATAGTGAGCGTGCGAACTTTTCTTCAACCATTCGAATGCTAGGAAACCTAGCGCTCAAGAATGCCACCATTTTGTTTATCAGTGACTGGTCAGGCGCGACTGAGTTTGATTTGGATAGGCTCAAGTACCTTCAGCAGCACAATGATATTTTGAGTGTGGTGATTTCCGACCCATTGGAAGCTGCTTTACCAGCCGATATTTTAGATTCTGCTTCGTTGGTGTTTGGAGATGGAAAATATCAGCTGAGTGTGACGGAAAAAACCAAATTGAACAAAGCGAACCAAGGTTTAAAAGCACACGCTCATCATCGCCTGGAAAAGCTTGAGCAATTGATGGCTATGAAGCGATTGCCCGTTATAGAACTATCAACAGATGGCCAGCATATTGATGCCTTCAAACGAGCTGTCGGAGGCTTTACATCATGA